A single window of Archangium gephyra DNA harbors:
- a CDS encoding UPF0489 family protein, giving the protein MDESHKHLRLAGVIRLSLGGGRGPSDAYVFDPHRLALPAWACALEDGPAALLVTLDRHLDLVVPQAPAAVPDRSAGLRALDEHARWSLDVRNYDHVLAAMEAGLVGDALVIARGRPRGTFSGDVYVDTRGRPHRLVVVPTVDRAAEAFNAPAPGDAVREVLQAAGRVLLDVDLDCFTSLSDADPTTVLPWPRGVIRDYLLPPDSESFWDAVLEKCVALTLAREPHHCGGLLASGELFRDVAEVLFRELLRTQPP; this is encoded by the coding sequence ATGGACGAATCCCACAAGCATCTGCGTCTGGCGGGCGTCATCCGGCTGTCACTCGGCGGAGGCCGGGGGCCCTCGGACGCGTACGTGTTCGACCCGCACCGGCTGGCGCTGCCCGCGTGGGCCTGCGCGCTGGAGGACGGGCCGGCGGCGCTGCTGGTGACGTTGGACCGGCACCTGGACCTGGTGGTGCCCCAGGCGCCCGCGGCGGTGCCGGACCGCTCGGCGGGGCTGCGCGCCCTGGACGAGCACGCGCGCTGGTCCCTCGACGTGCGCAACTACGACCATGTGCTGGCCGCCATGGAGGCGGGGCTGGTGGGCGACGCGCTGGTGATCGCCCGGGGACGGCCCCGGGGCACCTTCTCCGGAGACGTGTACGTGGACACGCGGGGACGCCCGCACCGGCTGGTGGTGGTGCCCACCGTGGACCGGGCCGCCGAGGCCTTCAATGCCCCCGCCCCGGGTGACGCGGTGCGCGAGGTGCTCCAGGCCGCCGGGCGCGTCCTGCTGGACGTGGACCTCGACTGCTTCACCAGCCTGAGCGACGCGGACCCCACCACCGTGCTCCCCTGGCCCCGAGGTGTCATCCGCGACTACCTCCTGCCACCGGACTCGGAGTCCTTCTGGGACGCGGTGCTGGAGAAGTGCGTCGCGCTGACGCTCGCTCGCGAGCCCCACCACTGCGGCGGGCTGCTGGCCTCGGGGGAGCTCTTCCGGGACGTGGCCGAAGTCCTCTTCCGGGAGCTGCTGCGCACCCAGCCCCCCTAG
- a CDS encoding methyl-accepting chemotaxis protein, translating into MNGSPPQTVIPPQLARRIHLVVLAWLTPSAPIAGYLLALSLGLSAQDHIWALLHVLPVVFVVAALLIPWTGISVLLRGNLPPRPDEPPQERLARLQMLPWKLAFVGTQAPALLGGLVYVVPLVLRTGKHPLMIGLGFLVAATIGQVLALPVGIKLEQMLMPLVVEERNRLRVHATGRGPFWPRQRWFLPYVFAATLTSTLVLSALVFVMQTLELRDAQMRAVLEDPSIPQAQAELIAAKLHGFSDSLLSTMGPPLLALGAFVLVVLSLAAWMLARRQVRATAAVMEAIEALAQGAPFAPRWASTDEMGDLAAGMVTVLERLQEIPTRLQASATMLLSASTALGSASNQQRQRLSEQAAMLQQAQLTSEEIRTTSELASHKAETVLSVAGHAGQLGQYGEESLERTLTGLNTIRDFVDGIRGKVLRLQESATQIAHIAVTVKDLADQSHLLALNASIEAARAGDQGAGFAVVASEIRKLADQTIRENALIRKSLLDIGTAIRDVVSMSEQGALQVEGGLEMVKSSGNNLREMSFIIQENAAAVRQIAVAVNQQNTGISHIFNAIAHISAGMDETMKRLDTTLQATETLQAVTREVTEIARRYQLNR; encoded by the coding sequence ATGAACGGCTCGCCCCCGCAGACGGTCATTCCTCCGCAGCTCGCCCGACGCATCCACCTCGTCGTGTTGGCATGGCTCACGCCCTCCGCACCCATCGCGGGCTACCTCCTCGCGTTGTCGTTGGGGCTGTCCGCCCAGGACCACATCTGGGCCCTGCTGCATGTCCTCCCCGTCGTCTTCGTGGTGGCGGCACTGCTGATCCCCTGGACGGGCATCTCCGTGCTGCTGCGGGGCAACCTCCCTCCCCGGCCCGACGAGCCTCCCCAGGAGCGGCTCGCCCGTCTGCAGATGCTGCCCTGGAAGCTCGCGTTCGTGGGCACCCAGGCCCCTGCCCTGCTGGGCGGCCTCGTCTACGTCGTCCCGCTGGTGCTCCGCACCGGCAAGCACCCGTTGATGATCGGCCTCGGCTTCCTGGTGGCCGCCACCATTGGCCAGGTGCTGGCGCTGCCCGTGGGCATCAAGCTCGAGCAGATGTTGATGCCGCTCGTCGTCGAGGAGCGCAACCGCCTGCGGGTGCACGCCACCGGCCGGGGGCCCTTCTGGCCGAGACAGCGCTGGTTCCTGCCCTACGTGTTCGCCGCCACCCTGACGAGCACCCTGGTGCTCTCGGCCCTGGTGTTCGTCATGCAGACGCTCGAGCTGCGCGATGCCCAGATGAGGGCCGTGCTCGAGGACCCGTCCATCCCCCAGGCCCAGGCCGAGCTGATCGCCGCGAAGCTGCACGGCTTCAGCGACAGCCTGCTCTCGACGATGGGCCCGCCGCTGCTGGCGCTGGGGGCCTTCGTCCTCGTCGTCCTGTCGCTCGCCGCGTGGATGCTGGCGCGCCGGCAGGTGCGCGCGACGGCGGCCGTCATGGAGGCCATCGAGGCCCTCGCCCAGGGCGCCCCCTTCGCGCCCCGCTGGGCCTCCACCGATGAGATGGGAGACCTCGCGGCCGGCATGGTCACCGTGCTCGAGCGGCTGCAGGAGATTCCCACCCGCTTGCAGGCCTCGGCCACCATGCTGCTGTCGGCGAGCACGGCCCTGGGCTCCGCGAGCAACCAGCAGCGCCAGCGCCTGAGCGAGCAGGCCGCCATGCTGCAGCAGGCCCAGCTCACCTCGGAGGAGATCCGCACCACCTCCGAGCTCGCCTCGCACAAGGCCGAGACGGTGCTGAGCGTGGCCGGCCACGCGGGTCAGCTCGGCCAGTACGGTGAGGAGTCGCTGGAGCGGACCCTCACGGGCCTCAACACCATCCGCGACTTCGTGGACGGCATCCGCGGCAAGGTGCTGCGGCTGCAGGAGAGCGCCACGCAGATCGCCCACATCGCCGTCACGGTGAAGGACCTGGCGGACCAGTCCCACCTGCTGGCGCTCAATGCCTCCATCGAGGCCGCGCGCGCGGGAGACCAGGGCGCGGGCTTCGCCGTGGTGGCCAGCGAGATTCGCAAGCTGGCGGACCAGACCATCCGGGAGAACGCCCTCATCCGCAAGAGCCTGCTGGACATCGGCACCGCCATCCGGGACGTGGTCTCCATGAGCGAGCAGGGCGCGCTGCAGGTGGAGGGCGGCCTGGAGATGGTGAAGTCCTCGGGCAACAACCTGCGCGAGATGTCCTTCATCATCCAGGAGAACGCCGCGGCCGTGCGGCAGATCGCCGTCGCGGTGAACCAGCAGAACACGGGCATCTCCCACATCTTCAACGCCATCGCCCACATCTCCGCCGGCATGGACGAGACGATGAAGCGGCTGGACACCACGCTGCAGGCCACCGAGACGCTCCAGGCCGTCACGCGCGAGGTGACGGAGATCGCCCGCCGCTACCAGCTCAACCGCTGA
- a CDS encoding glycoside hydrolase family 3 C-terminal domain-containing protein yields MRRETKEPQAGVAATLAAMTLEEKVSLCAGRDLWSLGGVPRLGVPSIVLTDGPHGVRLMKGDLGQAANLSEHEPATCFPTASALAATWDVALLEEVGVALGEEARALGVSVLLGPGANIKRTPLCGRNFEYFSEDPLLSSRMAAAWIRGVQRTGVAASLKHFAANNQEERRTYIDARVDARALREIYLASFEHAVTEAQPWTVMAAYNRLEGTYCTQHPWLLTDVLRREWGFDGLVVSDWGAIDVRAESLVAGCDLEMPGSLGRGDAALLRDVRTGRVPLAALDAAVTRILQLIQRTAGAREAGHTYDKEAHHALALRAAAEGTVLLKNEGGLLPVSPTSHLAVIGAFAQVPRYQGAGSSELTPTRLEEALGALRTRVAEAGGRLTYAPGYGRYEDRPDPALIAEACEAARGADAVLLFVGLAEAYETEGLDREYLRLPPAHDALVRAVAEVNPRVAVVLSNGAPVEMPWHARVPAILEAYLGGQAGGGAVARVLLGELEPGGRLAETFPLHLEDLPVSAMPKGPRVLEYRESLYVGYRYHDAAGTDVLFPFGHGLSYTSFAYADLSLGAPRLRDGDTLEVSVTVTNTGPRPGAEVVQVYVHAMSPGVFRPPQELKAFTKVRLAPGESRRVRLTLDRRAFAVWDAARESWAVEPGTYEVRVGSSSRDVRARARVELSSEAPPVARDVPAVYRDVRAPGGFSHEAFAALYGAPLPENAHEVPGAFTLNTPLMDMRASPVARFIHARMFAEASKVLGRAKKDITPVLRSMLQEASLRSLWLASQGLVRRPLIEALLSLSNGRYARGALALVRAALTLWR; encoded by the coding sequence ATGAGACGTGAAACGAAGGAGCCCCAGGCCGGCGTGGCCGCGACGCTGGCCGCCATGACGCTCGAGGAGAAGGTGTCGCTGTGCGCGGGCCGCGACCTCTGGTCGCTCGGCGGCGTGCCGCGGTTGGGCGTGCCCTCCATCGTCCTCACCGACGGCCCCCACGGCGTGCGCCTCATGAAGGGGGACCTCGGCCAGGCGGCCAACCTGTCCGAGCACGAGCCGGCCACGTGCTTCCCCACCGCCTCCGCCCTCGCGGCCACCTGGGACGTGGCGCTGCTCGAGGAGGTGGGCGTGGCGCTCGGCGAGGAGGCGCGGGCCCTGGGGGTGAGCGTCCTGCTCGGGCCCGGCGCGAACATCAAGCGCACGCCCCTGTGCGGCCGCAACTTCGAGTACTTCTCCGAGGACCCGCTCCTCTCCTCGCGCATGGCGGCGGCGTGGATCCGCGGCGTGCAGCGCACGGGCGTGGCCGCCTCCCTCAAGCACTTCGCCGCCAACAACCAGGAGGAGCGCCGCACGTACATCGACGCGCGGGTGGACGCGCGCGCGCTGCGGGAAATCTACCTCGCGAGCTTCGAGCACGCCGTCACCGAGGCCCAGCCGTGGACCGTCATGGCCGCCTACAACCGGCTCGAGGGGACGTACTGCACCCAGCACCCGTGGCTGCTCACCGACGTCCTCAGACGGGAGTGGGGCTTCGACGGCCTGGTGGTGTCCGACTGGGGCGCCATCGACGTGCGCGCCGAGTCGCTCGTCGCCGGGTGCGACCTGGAGATGCCCGGCTCCCTCGGAAGAGGGGATGCGGCCCTCCTGCGCGACGTGCGGACCGGGCGGGTGCCACTCGCGGCGCTCGACGCGGCGGTCACGCGCATCCTCCAGCTCATCCAGCGCACGGCCGGGGCGCGCGAGGCCGGCCACACGTACGACAAGGAGGCCCACCACGCGCTCGCGCTCCGGGCGGCCGCGGAGGGAACGGTGCTCCTGAAGAACGAGGGCGGCCTGCTGCCGGTGAGCCCCACCTCGCACCTGGCCGTCATCGGCGCCTTCGCGCAGGTGCCTCGCTACCAGGGGGCGGGCAGCTCGGAGCTCACGCCCACCCGGCTGGAGGAAGCGCTCGGGGCGCTGCGGACACGCGTCGCGGAGGCCGGCGGGCGCCTCACCTACGCTCCGGGGTATGGCCGGTACGAAGATCGTCCCGACCCGGCGCTCATCGCCGAGGCGTGCGAGGCGGCGCGCGGTGCGGACGCCGTGCTGCTCTTCGTCGGCCTGGCCGAGGCCTACGAGACGGAAGGGCTCGACCGGGAGTACCTGCGCCTGCCTCCCGCGCACGATGCCCTCGTTCGCGCGGTGGCCGAGGTCAACCCGCGCGTCGCCGTCGTCCTGAGCAATGGAGCCCCCGTGGAGATGCCATGGCATGCACGGGTGCCGGCCATCCTCGAGGCGTACCTCGGCGGGCAGGCGGGGGGCGGCGCCGTGGCGCGCGTGCTGCTCGGAGAGCTCGAGCCCGGGGGACGCCTGGCGGAGACCTTCCCGCTGCACCTGGAGGACCTCCCGGTGAGCGCCATGCCCAAGGGGCCCCGGGTGCTCGAGTACCGGGAGAGCCTGTACGTGGGCTACCGCTACCACGACGCGGCCGGCACGGACGTGCTGTTCCCCTTCGGGCACGGGCTCTCGTACACCTCGTTCGCGTACGCGGACCTCTCCCTGGGCGCCCCGCGGCTGCGCGACGGCGACACGCTGGAAGTCTCCGTCACCGTGACGAACACCGGCCCGCGACCGGGCGCCGAGGTGGTGCAGGTGTACGTGCACGCCATGTCCCCCGGCGTGTTCCGCCCCCCCCAGGAGCTGAAGGCCTTCACGAAGGTGCGGCTCGCTCCGGGCGAGTCGCGGCGGGTGCGGCTGACGCTCGACCGGCGCGCCTTCGCCGTCTGGGACGCCGCACGCGAGAGCTGGGCGGTGGAGCCCGGCACCTACGAGGTGCGCGTGGGCAGTTCCTCGCGGGACGTGCGCGCTCGCGCCCGGGTGGAGCTCTCCTCCGAGGCCCCTCCCGTAGCGCGGGACGTTCCCGCGGTGTACCGGGACGTGCGAGCGCCGGGGGGCTTCAGCCACGAGGCCTTCGCCGCCCTGTACGGCGCCCCCCTGCCGGAGAACGCCCACGAGGTGCCCGGCGCCTTCACCCTCAACACCCCGCTCATGGACATGCGAGCCTCGCCCGTGGCGCGCTTCATCCACGCGCGCATGTTCGCCGAAGCGAGCAAGGTGCTGGGGAGGGCCAAGAAGGACATCACCCCCGTCCTCCGAAGCATGCTGCAAGAGGCCTCGCTCCGCTCCCTGTGGCTCGCCAGCCAGGGCCTGGTGCGACGGCCCCTCATCGAGGCGCTGCTCTCCCTGAGCAACGGCCGCTACGCACGCGGAGCCCTCGCGCTCGTGCGTGCCGCGCTCACGCTGTGGCGATGA
- a CDS encoding DUF6184 family natural product biosynthesis lipoprotein — translation MRIAPSLSLLSLVLVLPACGPTTRADAHVQAARAACDFYAGCEEIGPDEDQSYEDRAECEVKNRDFFQGAWTANNCPAIDEKGLDTCLERIRTTSCSSAADFFNTVVFVCGSGPVCQEAED, via the coding sequence ATGCGCATCGCTCCCTCCCTGTCCCTGCTGTCCCTGGTTCTCGTTCTGCCCGCCTGTGGCCCGACCACCCGCGCGGATGCGCATGTCCAGGCCGCCCGGGCCGCCTGCGACTTCTACGCGGGGTGTGAGGAGATCGGCCCTGACGAGGACCAGTCCTACGAGGACCGGGCCGAGTGTGAGGTGAAGAACCGGGATTTCTTCCAGGGCGCGTGGACGGCGAACAACTGCCCCGCCATCGACGAGAAGGGGCTCGACACGTGCCTGGAGCGTATCCGCACCACGTCGTGCTCGAGCGCGGCGGACTTCTTCAACACCGTGGTCTTCGTTTGTGGCTCCGGCCCGGTCTGCCAGGAGGCCGAGGACTGA
- a CDS encoding DUF2147 domain-containing protein has protein sequence MTATRWLGLATLTLLFATNALAQAPSALGRWTTIDDETKKPKSIVTIYEEGGKLYGKIEKLFREPTEEQNPLCDKCEGTLKNQPILGMVILRDLKKDGNEWSGGTILDPANGKTYKVKLAIEDGGKKLKVRGFIGIALIGRTQYWMRAE, from the coding sequence ATGACTGCAACCCGTTGGTTGGGACTGGCCACGCTGACCCTGCTGTTCGCCACGAACGCCCTCGCCCAGGCCCCGAGCGCCCTGGGGCGCTGGACCACCATTGATGACGAGACGAAGAAGCCGAAGTCCATCGTCACCATCTACGAAGAGGGCGGCAAGCTGTACGGGAAGATCGAGAAGCTCTTCCGCGAGCCCACCGAGGAGCAGAATCCGCTCTGCGACAAGTGCGAGGGGACGCTGAAGAACCAGCCCATCCTCGGGATGGTCATCCTGCGCGACCTCAAGAAGGACGGCAATGAGTGGTCGGGTGGCACGATCCTCGACCCGGCCAATGGCAAGACCTACAAGGTCAAGCTCGCCATCGAGGACGGTGGCAAGAAGCTGAAGGTCCGCGGCTTCATCGGCATCGCACTCATCGGGCGCACCCAGTACTGGATGCGCGCCGAGTAG
- a CDS encoding alpha/beta hydrolase encodes MAQSREWTYPGLRGQLVARTWSGSQTPTHLVVIAHGYGEHLGRYEAVADALVRNGAGVYAVDHLGHGKSEGERVLVEDFEDIVTDLHTLDEAARKEHPRLPVVLLGHSMGGLIASRYAQRYGDTLAALVLSSPVIGMWGAASALLAMEEIPDVPLDVTTLSRDPAVGERYAADPLVWHGPFKRTTVASMQRAVEAVNQGPGVGGLPLLWIHGEDDQLVPIEGTRSGIEHLRGGRYVERIYPGGRHELFNETNADEVIADVTEFIRTQLGAR; translated from the coding sequence ATGGCACAGTCACGCGAGTGGACGTACCCCGGACTGCGCGGCCAGCTCGTGGCCCGGACGTGGAGCGGGTCCCAGACGCCGACGCACCTGGTGGTGATCGCTCACGGCTACGGCGAGCACCTCGGCCGGTACGAGGCGGTGGCCGACGCGCTCGTCCGCAACGGGGCCGGGGTGTACGCGGTCGACCACCTCGGCCATGGCAAGAGCGAGGGGGAGCGGGTCCTCGTCGAGGACTTCGAGGACATCGTCACCGATCTGCACACGCTGGACGAGGCCGCACGCAAGGAGCACCCGCGCCTGCCGGTGGTGCTGCTGGGCCACTCCATGGGCGGGCTCATCGCCTCGCGGTACGCGCAGCGTTACGGCGACACCCTCGCCGCACTGGTGCTCTCGAGCCCGGTGATCGGCATGTGGGGCGCCGCCAGCGCACTGCTGGCGATGGAGGAGATTCCGGACGTGCCGTTGGACGTGACCACGTTGTCCCGCGACCCGGCCGTCGGCGAGCGGTACGCGGCGGACCCGCTGGTCTGGCACGGGCCGTTCAAGCGAACCACGGTCGCGTCGATGCAGCGCGCGGTCGAGGCGGTCAACCAGGGTCCGGGCGTCGGCGGCCTGCCGCTGCTGTGGATCCACGGCGAGGACGACCAGTTGGTCCCCATCGAGGGCACCCGGTCCGGCATCGAGCACCTCCGCGGCGGCCGTTACGTGGAGCGCATCTATCCGGGCGGCCGGCACGAGCTCTTCAATGAGACGAACGCCGACGAGGTGATCGCCGACGTCACGGAGTTCATCCGGACGCAACTCGGCGCCCGCTGA
- a CDS encoding S1 family peptidase, translating into MTPWAVALAVLLSLNPPAATTGPAKDFAGSWCIASQPLVYNFLLDEHTPEEIRAWMREVRALELVRVHVQGESITLEQPPHAPSKGTLVFGGKGKEATVRVRWNGPAAQTFLPDRPIPYEVNEHGIRLEWKDPWFLLISAASPNCMQADQATVLGQQAPFTPPSGSNPPAMRWAKSPPQKWPQLVLTNEVRFREPASEMSGASAFLFSAGGRTYAGTVAHLLGESGGVEPPVPLAQLDARLESWTLSVRTRPKPSVRATRLAMKELERAQDSDWLLLEVEPKKELPATPLTVRKTPVALGERVFLVGCEYRERNCRQRVFSGRVSGRAGNGVFRYVLETPVVLRGFSGAPIVDANGHLAGVMTIQFPAFNVDGEYLEGGGLDASLALEFLKQP; encoded by the coding sequence ATGACTCCCTGGGCCGTTGCTCTCGCAGTGCTCCTCTCTCTCAACCCTCCAGCCGCCACCACGGGACCCGCGAAGGACTTCGCGGGTTCCTGGTGCATCGCGAGCCAGCCGCTCGTCTACAACTTCCTGCTGGACGAGCACACGCCCGAGGAGATTCGGGCCTGGATGCGCGAGGTCCGCGCGCTCGAGCTCGTGCGCGTCCACGTGCAGGGCGAGTCCATCACCCTGGAGCAGCCGCCGCACGCTCCTTCCAAGGGCACGCTGGTGTTCGGGGGAAAGGGCAAGGAGGCGACGGTCCGCGTGCGCTGGAACGGCCCCGCGGCCCAGACGTTCCTGCCCGACCGCCCCATTCCCTACGAGGTGAACGAGCACGGCATCCGGCTCGAGTGGAAGGACCCGTGGTTCCTCCTCATCTCCGCGGCCAGTCCGAACTGCATGCAGGCGGACCAGGCCACGGTGCTCGGCCAGCAGGCGCCCTTCACTCCTCCCTCCGGGAGCAACCCGCCAGCGATGCGCTGGGCGAAGTCCCCTCCCCAGAAGTGGCCGCAGCTCGTGTTGACGAACGAGGTGCGGTTCCGAGAGCCCGCCTCGGAGATGTCGGGCGCGAGCGCCTTCCTGTTCTCGGCGGGAGGACGGACCTACGCGGGCACCGTGGCGCACCTGCTCGGCGAGTCGGGTGGCGTGGAGCCGCCGGTGCCGCTCGCGCAACTGGATGCGCGGCTGGAGTCGTGGACGCTCTCGGTGCGGACCAGGCCGAAGCCCTCCGTTCGTGCCACGCGCCTGGCCATGAAGGAGCTCGAGCGGGCCCAGGACAGCGACTGGCTGTTGCTCGAGGTGGAGCCCAAGAAGGAGCTGCCCGCCACGCCCCTGACCGTGCGCAAGACGCCCGTGGCGCTGGGGGAGCGCGTCTTCCTGGTCGGCTGCGAGTACCGGGAGCGCAACTGCCGCCAGCGCGTCTTCAGTGGCCGCGTGAGCGGGCGGGCCGGCAACGGCGTCTTTCGCTATGTGCTCGAGACGCCCGTCGTGCTCCGCGGGTTCAGCGGCGCCCCCATCGTCGATGCGAACGGCCATCTGGCCGGGGTGATGACCATCCAGTTCCCCGCCTTCAACGTGGACGGGGAGTACCTCGAGGGAGGCGGCCTGGATGCGTCCCTCGCGCTGGAGTTCCTGAAGCAGCCTTGA
- a CDS encoding SMP-30/gluconolactonase/LRE family protein: protein MRITALGLLSLLGFAAAFALYWKLWPAGRGVGGECELTRGVHAVCGLNKPEDLLRLGDSDWVVTGNMGNDDWAAGGFHAVRIGDESFHAITPELSRPAAPTYRDCPGAPDPKLLSAHGLALRPSANGEHTLYAVNHGGRESIEVFDVRVSAEGPALTWTGCVVLPAEHEANSVAALPDGGLVVTIPHLPSSSQGAVLRWVPGGGWTEVPGTRFQLDNGILVSPDGTRLYVNEYMSSTVHEVPLGGATTPPRSVHLGFHPDNLRFAPDGSLLATGHPNSIAIVGLCGFALGCGIGTAVARIDPATLQAATIFERGANETFSAGTSAIVVGDELWIGSFVSRALLIVPLSELKQPLL, encoded by the coding sequence GTGCGCATCACCGCGCTCGGCCTCCTCTCGCTTCTGGGGTTCGCCGCCGCGTTCGCCCTCTACTGGAAGCTCTGGCCGGCCGGTCGAGGTGTCGGCGGGGAGTGCGAGCTCACCCGCGGCGTCCACGCCGTGTGTGGCCTCAACAAGCCAGAGGACCTGTTGCGCCTCGGGGACAGTGACTGGGTCGTCACGGGAAACATGGGCAACGACGACTGGGCCGCGGGCGGATTCCATGCCGTCAGGATTGGCGACGAGTCCTTCCACGCCATCACACCCGAGCTCTCGCGCCCGGCCGCGCCAACCTACCGCGACTGCCCCGGTGCACCCGATCCGAAGCTCCTCTCCGCGCACGGGCTCGCGCTCCGTCCCAGCGCCAACGGCGAGCACACGCTCTACGCGGTCAACCACGGCGGCCGTGAGTCGATCGAGGTGTTCGACGTCCGGGTTTCCGCCGAGGGTCCAGCGCTTACCTGGACCGGCTGCGTCGTGCTGCCCGCGGAGCATGAAGCCAACTCCGTCGCCGCCCTCCCGGACGGCGGCCTCGTCGTCACCATTCCGCACCTCCCGTCTTCATCGCAGGGTGCGGTGTTGCGGTGGGTGCCCGGCGGCGGTTGGACCGAGGTTCCGGGAACCCGCTTCCAATTGGACAACGGCATCCTGGTGTCGCCGGACGGCACGCGCCTGTACGTGAACGAGTACATGAGCAGCACGGTGCACGAGGTCCCCCTCGGTGGAGCCACCACGCCTCCCCGGTCCGTCCACCTGGGCTTCCATCCCGACAACCTCCGGTTCGCGCCCGACGGCTCCCTGCTCGCGACAGGGCACCCGAACTCCATCGCCATCGTGGGCCTGTGTGGCTTCGCACTCGGGTGCGGCATTGGGACGGCGGTGGCCCGCATCGATCCGGCCACCCTCCAGGCGGCCACGATCTTCGAGCGAGGCGCGAACGAGACCTTCAGCGCGGGCACGAGCGCCATCGTCGTCGGGGACGAGCTCTGGATCGGCTCCTTTGTCTCGCGTGCGCTGCTGATCGTACCGCTCAGCGAGCTGAAGCAGCCGCTGTTGTAG
- a CDS encoding FAD-dependent monooxygenase, giving the protein MKKHVLITGASIAGPAMAWWLARHGLEVTVVERAREFRDGGQTIDLRGAGRTVVQRMGLEEAIRERTTHEEAVAFVDARNHVRARIGAEQFGGNGLVAELEILRGELARLLVEHSRDSVDYVFGDRIAALHDRGDKVEVRFEHGGGREFDLVIVAEGIGSSTRKLVFGDEVERVPLNLYTAYFTIPRGENDGNVARWFNAPGGRSVFLRPDNLGTTRAALSLQEKPRGYEKLPVEEQKALLKEKFADAGWETPRVLAALDAVKDFYFEAIGQVKMRRWSKGRVALLGDAAYCASPISGMGTSLALVGAYVLAGELARRDDHSEAFAAYERIMRPYVDQAQDVPKAGPRIAQPQTRVGIALLQGALSLATRPVFSKLAGKLLSPPADKIDLPDYGQSASSDS; this is encoded by the coding sequence ATGAAGAAGCACGTGCTGATCACCGGAGCGAGCATCGCGGGGCCCGCCATGGCCTGGTGGCTGGCCCGCCATGGCCTGGAAGTGACGGTGGTGGAACGCGCCCGGGAGTTCCGGGACGGCGGGCAGACCATCGACTTGCGCGGCGCCGGCCGGACGGTGGTCCAACGCATGGGCCTCGAGGAGGCGATCCGCGAACGGACGACGCACGAGGAGGCGGTCGCTTTCGTGGACGCGCGGAACCACGTGCGGGCCCGGATCGGCGCGGAGCAGTTCGGCGGCAACGGTCTTGTCGCCGAGCTGGAGATCCTCCGCGGCGAGCTCGCGCGCTTGCTGGTCGAGCACAGCCGCGATTCGGTCGACTATGTCTTCGGCGACAGGATCGCCGCCCTCCACGACCGCGGAGACAAGGTCGAGGTCCGCTTCGAGCATGGCGGAGGGCGCGAATTCGACCTGGTCATCGTCGCGGAAGGGATCGGCTCGTCCACGCGCAAGCTGGTGTTCGGAGATGAGGTCGAGCGCGTTCCTCTCAATCTGTACACCGCCTACTTCACCATTCCACGCGGCGAGAACGACGGGAACGTCGCGCGCTGGTTCAACGCGCCGGGTGGCCGCAGCGTCTTCCTGCGGCCGGACAATCTCGGCACGACGCGCGCCGCCCTGTCGTTGCAGGAGAAGCCCCGAGGCTACGAGAAGCTGCCGGTGGAGGAGCAGAAGGCCCTGCTCAAGGAGAAGTTCGCGGATGCTGGCTGGGAGACGCCTCGCGTCCTCGCCGCGCTCGACGCGGTGAAGGACTTCTACTTCGAGGCGATCGGACAGGTGAAGATGCGCCGCTGGTCCAAGGGACGTGTCGCGTTGCTCGGGGACGCCGCCTACTGCGCCTCGCCGATCAGCGGCATGGGCACGAGCCTCGCGCTCGTCGGCGCCTACGTGCTCGCGGGCGAGTTGGCCAGGCGCGACGATCACTCCGAGGCATTCGCCGCTTACGAGCGGATCATGCGTCCCTATGTCGACCAGGCCCAGGATGTCCCGAAGGCGGGGCCACGGATCGCTCAGCCACAGACCCGGGTGGGTATCGCGCTCCTGCAAGGTGCGCTGAGCCTCGCCACCCGGCCCGTTTTCAGCAAGCTTGCCGGCAAGCTGCTGTCACCGCCCGCCGACAAGATAGACCTGCCAGACTACGGCCAGAGCGCGTCGAGCGATTCGTAA